One Salvia miltiorrhiza cultivar Shanhuang (shh) chromosome 6, IMPLAD_Smil_shh, whole genome shotgun sequence genomic window, CGACCCTCATATAAAAATTCACTCCACGAGTCACATAGAGCAAGGTAGGTCTTTTCTAATCACAATTATTCTACAAAATTAATGTATAAAAGCAATTAGAAACATCATAATGTGCTTGAATCAAATAATAcaacaacaaacaaaaaaaatgagggGCTATCATGATCGCGATGGGAGGCTCCCATCGTGGGCCACGATCGTGGCCTCGACGGCGCCATCGTGTCTACGATGGGAGCCTCTCATCGTGTCTACAACAGGCGACGAACGAAGGGAAGGGATGTCGATGGGGGATGGGCACAATGGGGGGCATGACGGGGGCCTAGGGCGGGGTGGGCACGACAGCGAGGCACGCCGAGGGCACGATCGTGCCTCCTATCGTGGGCTCGATGGAGTCGTCTTCCTCACCTCCATCGAGCCCTTAAGAACTCAAGCTATACATTCCAACCAACAATGTCCAACCCAAACCTCAACATTgtcgaaaattttgaaaaaaataaaccttcaatCTCAAAAAAAAAGTCAACAAATCTCAACAAACTCAAGCTATATATCAACTAAACATGATTCTCAAAGCATTATAACACATATATACATTTACAGCCCTACATATACATGCATTAACTAAGAATTTAAGCTTCAATTTTGTAGAAAAATGAAAGGGGCGAAAATAATGGCTCATTGGAGGAATAGGATGTGTAAAACCCTTCTCGTCGGAGCTTGTCGCCGACGCCGAGTCGTCACCGTTCCGGTCACCCATGTTCGTCGGATACGATGAGTTTCGATCATGAGGTATGGTGGTCGTGAAGAAGAATCGTGCCTTTGTTCTTGCTTGTGggttttgaatttttgagagagagagtgattttcgaaaattgggGGTGAAGGGGGGACGTAAAATtgactctcttttctttttcttttttttttctttttttcttttttttaatgatataatATGAGGGTATTTTaatcatttaaattattttggtatacaaaagagttaGTTTTAAGTTGAGGCTATAAAACATTATACTTTTACCTGGACGccaatataaaatatgaactattttcaGTCTCATCAAAAactacgattgattcatcattttgttgagtgaattcatggtcccgagttcgaatctcgtaagtagcaaaaaattaatttttcacaattcatacatatattttagatagttcatattttatattttaagaagtatttatACTGTAACTCTTTCCTAGCGTACTAATATGGATAAACATCGAGTTATGTCATGTCATCTAATAAACATTTCtttattactctctctgtccacTAATTTATggcctaggaggcaaaacacgagttttaagaaaaatatttttttattagttgagtggagaaatggatCCACAATTTATTAAAGTCAATGCAATTAGGCCACAATTTATtaaagggacccacaattttgatttaaatataaatataaacttaCCCAAAATAGATAGGACATAAATTGATGGACgaaccaaaaaggcaagtagaccataaattagtggacggagggattaTTATAATCAAGcgaatatttatattattatattatttatatgtttggATTGACGCAATGTAGAATTGAATATTCCTTAGAAAATAATGGTTGTAGATTCTAAAGATGACGAAAAGATGACCACACTTTAACATTATTATGACTCTTCCATTTCTCTTTCCTTGTTGAAAAGCCTCATAACATTTCTCCACTTTtcggaatttttttttgtgtgtatgAAAATAGAAATGAAGGGAAAAGGAGATGAAGAAGCCGATATTGATCGGCTGCCTGTAGATTTATTGGCAcatatattctctctcttcaCTTCCTTCAAAGACTTGGCTCAGTGAGTTGATGAATTTTGtgttttatttctttgattGTGGTGAATTGAGGTTATATTTATATGTGACGCGCAGGGGTAGCGGCGTGTGTAGAAAATGGAGGCAGGGAGTGATGGAATCTCTGGCTCGGAAGGAATCGCTGAGTTTCTCTGGCTGGAAAATGGACGACGACTCCACCACTCGACTCGTTCATCTAGCCTATAGCCTCAAGGAGCTCGACATGTATGTATCTACTGTTTTTCAATTTCATCATTTCATATGCGCTTTTGTGTTTCATCGTTCAATATTAATCGTAGTTCCTGTTCCAACTAAGCTTCTCTATTAAAAAGTTTAATTTATGTCCTATTTACAAAATTCCACAATGACTAAACGACGTAGTCTCAAAACCAAACAATGTAATTAGAAATTCCACCTAAAGAGAGACTCGTCATTTTGTCACCATAGGGGACATCATCAAACTTTTTATAAAGTTGAGGGTTTTTTTAAGTGAAAATGTAAATTGAGAATATGTTTTGGAAAATGCTGAAAATTAGGGACATAAATTATGGTTAATCCTAATTTTTTTTGTGGGATGTAGTCATGACAGAGGTCATCAAGGCTTTGATGCTATATAACTATATTTGTTAATTCTGGATTAATATTAATATGGAAGTCTGGAAACTATGGTGTTGGGATAGAGTATGATCATCAACCAAATAAAGCAAAtcttatttttctctctttttttggtGATGCAAAATTGTGGTGGTTTGAAAGAAAGCCCACCCTTGTATGTTTGGAGAAGTCCCTGGTTCTGCAATGCTTCTGATTTGTATGTAGATATTTTCTGTTGATTTAAAATTGTTAATAGAGAAAGGGAGCAGCCATATTTGGTAGAAGATGAAGTTGcttcatcttttatcatattgaTTTGCTGTAGATCAAGGAGCCGTTGGGGCTGCCAAATTACTGATCATGGACTGAAGCAGTTGTCTACGGCGAAATGCATTGCCAAACTGTCTTCGATTTCTATGTGGGGTTCGACAGGAATTACAGATAAAGGAGTTGTGCAAATGGTATGCCAATGCCACCCTCTTAACCGCTCTTTTTCTgtcttttcttttatatatatgtgaagGAAGAGTCAGAGTCATAGATAGAATTCATATTGATGGTTTTTGCATCATTTACATTCTCAGTTTACCTCACACTTTCTGCCATTGTTGTAAGAAGAAAGTGTAGCGGAAGAACTCTTGGTGCTTAAAAGGCATCATTTGCAATTAAAGGAGATATATATTGGGGGATATGTTTTCTGCTCACTCCCATCATCATCCTTTTCGAGCCATTGTTGATTTACATATTGGCTCGTCTGCAGATTTCTAGGGCAACTTCACTGCATCACCTCAACATTGGTGGCACATTCATTACAGACGTGTCCCTCTTCGCCATTGCAGATAGTTGTCCTCATCTCAAGGTACTATCTCATCTCAAGTACGAGGTCTCATCAATCTTCCATCTGAGGCTTAGATgttgtaatttaatttttccagaCTATCGTCTTGTGGGGTTGTCGTCATGTAACTGGGGACGGGCTTCTTGCTCTTGTCAACAAGTGTCGTAAACTAGAGTCCATAAATGTGTGGGGAATGAGGGTGCCTTTGGACTGCTTCATCGGCTTGCTTACTATCAGCCCGGCTCTTCAAATACGGCCTAAAGGGATAGTGATGCACGACGAAACTCTCCATGCATGGCCTGTCTATTGAGGGATTACACACAACTGCATTCTGCTTCTCAAACTCCATTGTTGGTGAAAATTGTCAAAGCTTGCATTATCCAGGGTAAGTTATCTCTGTATTTATTGATATgataaataaaagaaacatTATTGTTCCTTCACTTCATAAGAAAGGCATGCTGAGGTTGCTTGTACCATTTTATCTTTGTATGTATAGATTGATTTGTATGTACAGATTGCTTTGTGAGATGTCAATATATTGAAGGCATTGTGAAGAACTTATTAGAAAATTTGTGTAACTTTCAGCAGTTTGCAAGCAAGAACTTATTAGAAAAATTGTGAAGGCATTGACTTTTTGCATCATCACCTTGCTTTTCTAATGATGAAACTTTTTGTCCAATGTCAAGAGCTGCTCAAATTGATTAAAATATGTGTTGTAGACATAGAAAGTTTTTGGTTGCTTGTAATGGATGGATAAGTTGACTTTGCGTACTAGTAGAATTTTGGAATAATTGAAAGTTTTGTTTAAGAGGAATGGGCAAGGTTTTGTGATAAAACTTAAGTTGAGCAACATAATTTGATTCAATCtaaataattaattgttttCTGCAGACGAAATAGTCTTGTAAAAACTAAAGAATGCcatattcattttattaaggGTTGTTAGCTCGTAAATATACCATTTTTCTTCACTTTCAGAATttaacatgatttttatttgagtggattttgaaaatagtcaCTTTAGActagtaaatttaaaaactgGCCATTGAGATAAAAAGCTTAAAAATTGGTCACATTTGCTATTTTAccttttacataaaaaatttaaaaattatccatgAATTCAAAACCAGGTCGAATTTACAACTTGCActtattttaattgtgaattcgagttttaaaactcgaattcacaaccgaaTAGCTAATGTTTCGAGTTCTAAAGTTTGAGtgcaaaaatagaaataatgttagtcgtgaattcaagttttaaagtttgaatttacaactagaaatattgttagtcgtgaattcaaggttaaaaaatttaaattcacaattagcattatttataattgtgaattcaaattctaaaatttaaattcacaattattaatagagttggttgtaaattcgaattttaaaactcgaattcacaactaacattaGCAATTCAGTTATTCaaaatctctttctctttcaATCGATCCGTACACTCTCATAACATCTATCAGttaaatttattactccctccgtcccattaaagttggccacatttcctttttgggcgtcccactaaagttggctactttcctttttgggtaaaaattacaccaaattaaactttataattaatcaactaaTCTACACCTAATTAAACCTATCTTCTacactcaattaaaattttctaattaaatctaaatcacctttatttaaaaacacacacacaaaacacacactaacacacgcacacagccACCCCACCTCCCCCAGCGCCCcacccccttctctcttcttctccggcgggtgCCACCCCCatggtcgccgccgcctcctctcgCCCCTCCGGCCGCCACCGTCGTGGTCTTCGCTGCGACCACCGCCGACCCTTTCCCTCTCCCTggcctctgctctctccctctcgccccACCTCTGACCTCCATGTCACCGGAAATAGGAAGAGCCGCGACTCCCTCCGGCGAGGTAGCCGTCGACCGGCCTCCATCTCCCAGACACTTCCGCCTTCtgtcttcttctccggcggcaCGCCgcccccatggccgccgcctcTCTGGCCTGCGCCGCGACTGCCGCCGCTTCTGTCTTCTTTATCTCTCTGTGTAATTCCGGAGTCGCAAGCCCTAAGCCTCTTCCGAATTCCACCTGGTCTCTGTAATTCCAGAGTCGCGAGCCCTAGCCCTCTTCCGGGATCTGGTTTTGCGATTTGAGATGCCCGGTGGTCGCGAGCCCTAGCCCTCTTCCGGGACCTGGTCTCTGTAATTCTTGAAGTTTTTTGCATGTTTTTTAGATGCCCGATGGTGGGATCTGGTTTGTGATTTGAGAAGGGGGCGAGGGGCGCCGgcaacggtggtggtggttgttttCAGATTTGAGGGTGGTGCTCTTGAATCTGAGAGTggtcggtggtggtggtgctccgGTCTCCGGTCGCCGGTCgccggcgacggcgacggcgagTTGCTGGCAGATTTACTAATTAAGCAAATAAACAAAAGTCATTTAAACATATGAAACCACTTAATTAACTCATAACaatatatttcttaatctccgtgccgaaaagaacgtgGCCAACTttcttgggacggagggagtaattaattacCAATACAAATACAATAATATTTAATCATaattatgagagagagagagagagagagaaatggtgGCGCAAAAAGGTAGCAACTACATTGTGTACGTGTTGGAGGCACCATCCAATTCATGTTCAACTAAAGCTAAAAGGTGTTAATTCTTACTAGTCTGTAACCCGTCGATAGACGGGAATCaattattatatactccctccgtctgtcaaaagtggaccactttggctaggcacggaatttaataaaattggtgataattttgat contains:
- the LOC130988958 gene encoding F-box protein At5g67140, with translation MKIEMKGKGDEEADIDRLPVDLLAHIFSLFTSFKDLAQGSGVCRKWRQGVMESLARKESLSFSGWKMDDDSTTRLVHLAYSLKELDISRSRWGCQITDHGLKQLSTAKCIAKLSSISMWGSTGITDKGVVQMISRATSLHHLNIGGTFITDVSLFAIADSCPHLKTIVLWGCRHVTGDGLLALVNKCRKLESINVWGMRVPLDCFIGLLTISPALQIRPKGIVMHDETLHAWPVY